ATCGTTGTTTTCCTTTTCAGTATCTCCGCATTTGCTTGTTCGTCTTCAAAGGTAACGGATAGCTTGGTGTCAGCCGGAAGTTTAAGAGAACGAAACAGTGATTTTAATTCGGATAGAGTAATAGTTGAAAGGTTCGACATATCTTTTATCTCCAATGAGTTTTGTTCACTGCAATATAAACAAAACGTTTGAAAAATGAAACTGAATCTTCACATTTGGTTCTAATAACCAGCTCCGAAGGCTTATTTACTCTTCAAACGTTGCTATATCTTTTAAATCTTTTTTAGAGATATCTGGAACAGTCGCATTTTGTTCAGGGTAGCCAACGACCAAAACCAAATAGGGCCGTTCGTTTAAAGGTCTTTTTAGAATTTTGTTGAGAAATGCCATAGGACTGGGAGTGTGGGTAAGGCTTACAAGGCCGGCGTTATGAACCGCAGTAATCAGGATGCCGGTTGCAATTCCGACGGATTCCGAAGCATAGTAATTTTTAATTTTCCCGCCATCCTCCGTCAATTCGTAACTCTGTGCAAAAATGACAATAAGGTAGGGCGCGGTTTCCAGGAACGGTTTTTCTGCCGTGGTGCCAAGCGGGGCCAATGCTTCCAGCCATTCATTTGGCGCACGTTTGGTGTAAAACTCGTGCTCCTCCTTTTCTGCCTCTTCTCTAATTACCTTCTTGATATCCGGATTACTCACAACGACAAAATGCCATGGCTGCCTGTTGGCGCCATTAGGAGCTGTTCCTGCTGCAAGCAAGCATTGCTCGATTACTTCTCTTGCA
This portion of the candidate division KSB1 bacterium genome encodes:
- a CDS encoding nitroreductase family protein — translated: MPKYPFIPLPSYKEYPPEEMKKRAADFYRNLEKRRTVRDFSDRPVAREVIEQCLLAAGTAPNGANRQPWHFVVVSNPDIKKVIREEAEKEEHEFYTKRAPNEWLEALAPLGTTAEKPFLETAPYLIVIFAQSYELTEDGGKIKNYYASESVGIATGILITAVHNAGLVSLTHTPSPMAFLNKILKRPLNERPYLVLVVGYPEQNATVPDISKKDLKDIATFEE